The window TGGTGGGGCCGGGCGCTGTTCTCCTCATCGGCCACGAAGGGCTGACGCCGTGTTCGCGAACTATCTGATCGGTCTGCGGGAGGGCCTGGAGGCCAGTCTCGTCGTCTGCATCCTCATCGCCTATCTGGTGAAGACGGACCGCAGGGACGCGCTCCGGCCCATCTGGACAGGCATCGGCGTCGCCGTCGGACTCGCCCTCGCCTTCGGCTGCGTCCTCGAATTCGGCTCCCAGGAGCTGACGTTCAAGGCGCAGGAGGCGCTCGGCGGCTCCCTGTCGATCCTCGCGGTGGTCCTGGTGACCTGGATGGTCTTCTGGATGCGGCGCACCGCCCGCCACCTCAAGGCCGACCTGCACGGCAAGCTGGACGCGGCCCTGCAGATGGGCACCGGCGCGCTGGTGGCGACCGCGTTCCTCGCGGTGGGCCGGGAGGGCCTGGAGACCTCGCTGTTCGTGTGGACGTCGGTACGGGCGTCCGGCGACGGCACCGAGGGCCCCCTCGTCGGCGTCCTGCTGGGCCTGGCGACGGCGGTGGTGCTCGGCTGGCTGTTCTACCGGGGCGCGCTGCGCATCAACCTCGCCCGGTTCTTCACCTGGACCGGCGGCATGCTCGTCGTCGTGGC is drawn from Streptomyces bottropensis ATCC 25435 and contains these coding sequences:
- the efeU gene encoding iron uptake transporter permease EfeU yields the protein MFANYLIGLREGLEASLVVCILIAYLVKTDRRDALRPIWTGIGVAVGLALAFGCVLEFGSQELTFKAQEALGGSLSILAVVLVTWMVFWMRRTARHLKADLHGKLDAALQMGTGALVATAFLAVGREGLETSLFVWTSVRASGDGTEGPLVGVLLGLATAVVLGWLFYRGALRINLARFFTWTGGMLVVVAAGVLAYGFHDLQEADFLPGLTDKAFDITGAIPPDSWYGTLLKGVFNFQPDPTVLQVTVWLLYLIPTLALFLAPVGFASGKGKVKIPDEQGSRGSEPTKAS